One genomic segment of Strix aluco isolate bStrAlu1 chromosome 7, bStrAlu1.hap1, whole genome shotgun sequence includes these proteins:
- the ALDH18A1 gene encoding delta-1-pyrroline-5-carboxylate synthase isoform X8 encodes MPLSRAHGKSFAHRSELKHAKRIVVKLGSAVVTRGDECGLALGRLASIVEQVSMLQNQGREMMIVTSGAVAFGKQRLRHEILLSQSVRQALHSGQNQLKDMAIPVLEARACAAAGQSGLMALYEAMFTQYSICAAQILVTNLDFHDEQKRRNLNGTLHELLRMNIVPIINTNDAVVPPPEPNSDLQGVNVISVKDNDSLAARLAVEMKTDLLIVLSDVEGLFDSPPGSDDAKLIDIFYPGDQQSVTFGTKSRVGMGGMEAKVKAALWALQGGTSVVIANGTHPKISGHVITDIVEGKKVGTFFSEVKPAGPTVEQQGEMARAGGRTLAALQPEQRAEIIYRLADLLTDQREEILLANKKDLEEAENKGRLAVPLLKRLSLSTSKLNSLAIGLRQIAASSQDSVGRVIRRTRIAKDLDLEQVTVPIGVLLVIFESRPDCLPQVSALAVASGNGLLLKGGKEAAHSNQILHHLTQEALSIHGVKDAVQLVNTREEVEDLCRLDKLIDLIIPRGSSQLVRNIQKSAKGIPVMGHSEGICHVYVDTDASVEKVTRIIRDSKCEYPAACNALETLLIHRDLLRTPLFDQIIDMLRVEQVKIHAGPKFASYLTFSPSEVKSLRTEYGDLECCIEVVDSVQEAVDHIHKYGSSHTDVIITENEKTAEFFLQHVDSACVFWNASTRFSDGYRFGLGAEVGISTSRIHARGPVGIEGLLTTKWLLRGNNHVVSDFSEHGSMKYLHESLPLPQRNTN; translated from the exons ATGCCGCTCAGCCGTGCACATGGAAAATCGTTTGCACACCGCAGCGAGCTGAAGCATGCGAAGCGGATTGTAGTGAAGCTGGGTAGTGCTGTTGTGACTCGAGGGGACGAGTGCGGCTTGGCCCTTGGGAGGCTGGCGTCTATTGTAGAGCAG GTGTCAATGCTTCAAAATCAGGGCCGAGAGATGATGATTGTCACCAGTGGTGCTGTAGCTTTTGGAAAGCAGCGCTTACGTCATGAGATCTTGCTTTCTCAGAGTGTGAGGCAAGCGCTTCATTCAGGCCAGAATCAGCTAAAAGATATG GCTATTCCAGTCTTGGAGGCCCGAGCCTGTGCAGCAGCTGGCCAGAGTGGACTAATGGCTCTGTATGAGGCCATGTTTACGCAGTACAGCATCTGTGCAGCTCAA ATTTTAGTCACCAACCTGGATTTTCATGATGAGCAGAAGCGTCGGAACTTAAATGGAACATTGCATGAGCTTTTAAGAATGAATATAGTCCCTATAATTAACACTAATGATGCAGTTGTTCCACCTCCAGAGCCGAACAGTGATCTGCAGGGGGTAAAT GTGATTAGTGTGAAGGATAACGACAGTCTGGCAGCACGACTGGCTGTGGAAATGAAAACTGATCTTCTGATTGTCCTCTCAGACGTAGAAG gACTCTTTGACAGCCCTCCAGGATCTGATGATGCAAAGCTCATTGACATATTCTACCCAGGAGACCAGCAGTCTGTAACATTTGGAACCAAATCCCGTGTGGGAATGGGAGGCATGGAAGCCAAG GtgaaagcagctctgtgggcCCTCCAGGGAGGCACCTCCGTAGTGATTGCAAATGGAACCCACCCCAAGATCTCAGGTCATGTCATCACAGATATTGTGGAAGGGAAAAAAGTTGgaacttttttttcagaggtaAAACCTGCAG gtcCTACAGTAGAGCAGCAGGGTGAAATGGCTCGAGCTGGTGGCAGGACCCTGGCGGCTCTACAGCCTGAGCAG agaGCAGAGATTATTTATCGTCTTGCTGACTTACTAACTGACCAGAGAGAAGAAATTCTCTTGGCAAACAAAAAGGACTTAGAAGAGGCTGAAAATAAAG ggAGATTGGCAGTTCCTTTGTTGAAACGTCTAAGTCTGTCTACATCAAAGCTGAACAGCTTGGCTATTGGTCTGCGTCAGATTGCAGCATCCTCACAGGACAGCGTCGGCCGTGTAATTCGACGAACACGAATAGCAAAAGACCTGGATTTGGAGCAGGTGACAGTGCCTATTGGCGTCCTTCTCGTGATCTTTGAGTCCCGTCCTGACTGTCTTCCACAG GTGTCTGCTTTGGCTGTAGCCAGTGGAAATGGCTTACtactgaaaggagggaaagaggCAGCACACAGCAATCAAATCCTTCATCATCTAACACAAGAAGCACTCTCCATTCACGGAGTAAAAGATGCAGTGCAACTA GTGAACACGAGAGAGGAAGTAGAAGATCTCTGCCGTTTGGATAAGCTGATAGATCTAATCATTCCACGTGGTTCGTCACAGCTAGTCAGAAATATCCAGAAATCTGCTAAGGGAATCCCAGTGATGGGACACAGCGAAGGGATCTGTCATGTGTATGTGGACACAGATGCCAGCGTTGAGAAGGTCACACGAATAA TCAGAGACTCAAAGTGTGAATATCCTGCTGCCTGTAATGCTCTGGAAACTCTCTTAATTCATCGAGACTTGCTGAGAACCCCGTTGTTTGATCAGATCATAGACATGTTGAGAGTAGAACAG GTGAAGATTCACGCTGGCCCAAAGTTTGCATCTTACTTGACATTCAGCCCTTCAGAAGTGAAATCTCTCCGCACAGAATATGGGGACCTGGAGTGCTGCATTGAGGTGGTGGACAGTGTCCAAGAGGCTGTTGATCATATCCACAAGTACGGAAGTTCTCACACGGATGTTATCATCACAGAGAATG AGAAAACAGCAGAGTTCTTCCTTCAGCATGTGGACAGTGCTTGTGTTTTCTGGAATGCCAGTACCCGATTCTCTGACGGCTATAGATTTGGACTTG
- the ALDH18A1 gene encoding delta-1-pyrroline-5-carboxylate synthase isoform X9, with protein MPSQPFPVYVSMLQNQGREMMIVTSGAVAFGKQRLRHEILLSQSVRQALHSGQNQLKDMAIPVLEARACAAAGQSGLMALYEAMFTQYSICAAQILVTNLDFHDEQKRRNLNGTLHELLRMNIVPIINTNDAVVPPPEPNSDLQGVNVISVKDNDSLAARLAVEMKTDLLIVLSDVEGLFDSPPGSDDAKLIDIFYPGDQQSVTFGTKSRVGMGGMEAKVKAALWALQGGTSVVIANGTHPKISGHVITDIVEGKKVGTFFSEVKPAGPTVEQQGEMARAGGRTLAALQPEQRAEIIYRLADLLTDQREEILLANKKDLEEAENKGRLAVPLLKRLSLSTSKLNSLAIGLRQIAASSQDSVGRVIRRTRIAKDLDLEQVTVPIGVLLVIFESRPDCLPQVSALAVASGNGLLLKGGKEAAHSNQILHHLTQEALSIHGVKDAVQLVNTREEVEDLCRLDKLIDLIIPRGSSQLVRNIQKSAKGIPVMGHSEGICHVYVDTDASVEKVTRIIRDSKCEYPAACNALETLLIHRDLLRTPLFDQIIDMLRVEQVKIHAGPKFASYLTFSPSEVKSLRTEYGDLECCIEVVDSVQEAVDHIHKYGSSHTDVIITENEKTAEFFLQHVDSACVFWNASTRFSDGYRFGLGAEVGISTSRIHARGPVGIEGLLTTKWLLRGNNHVVSDFSEHGSMKYLHESLPLPQRNTN; from the exons GTGTCAATGCTTCAAAATCAGGGCCGAGAGATGATGATTGTCACCAGTGGTGCTGTAGCTTTTGGAAAGCAGCGCTTACGTCATGAGATCTTGCTTTCTCAGAGTGTGAGGCAAGCGCTTCATTCAGGCCAGAATCAGCTAAAAGATATG GCTATTCCAGTCTTGGAGGCCCGAGCCTGTGCAGCAGCTGGCCAGAGTGGACTAATGGCTCTGTATGAGGCCATGTTTACGCAGTACAGCATCTGTGCAGCTCAA ATTTTAGTCACCAACCTGGATTTTCATGATGAGCAGAAGCGTCGGAACTTAAATGGAACATTGCATGAGCTTTTAAGAATGAATATAGTCCCTATAATTAACACTAATGATGCAGTTGTTCCACCTCCAGAGCCGAACAGTGATCTGCAGGGGGTAAAT GTGATTAGTGTGAAGGATAACGACAGTCTGGCAGCACGACTGGCTGTGGAAATGAAAACTGATCTTCTGATTGTCCTCTCAGACGTAGAAG gACTCTTTGACAGCCCTCCAGGATCTGATGATGCAAAGCTCATTGACATATTCTACCCAGGAGACCAGCAGTCTGTAACATTTGGAACCAAATCCCGTGTGGGAATGGGAGGCATGGAAGCCAAG GtgaaagcagctctgtgggcCCTCCAGGGAGGCACCTCCGTAGTGATTGCAAATGGAACCCACCCCAAGATCTCAGGTCATGTCATCACAGATATTGTGGAAGGGAAAAAAGTTGgaacttttttttcagaggtaAAACCTGCAG gtcCTACAGTAGAGCAGCAGGGTGAAATGGCTCGAGCTGGTGGCAGGACCCTGGCGGCTCTACAGCCTGAGCAG agaGCAGAGATTATTTATCGTCTTGCTGACTTACTAACTGACCAGAGAGAAGAAATTCTCTTGGCAAACAAAAAGGACTTAGAAGAGGCTGAAAATAAAG ggAGATTGGCAGTTCCTTTGTTGAAACGTCTAAGTCTGTCTACATCAAAGCTGAACAGCTTGGCTATTGGTCTGCGTCAGATTGCAGCATCCTCACAGGACAGCGTCGGCCGTGTAATTCGACGAACACGAATAGCAAAAGACCTGGATTTGGAGCAGGTGACAGTGCCTATTGGCGTCCTTCTCGTGATCTTTGAGTCCCGTCCTGACTGTCTTCCACAG GTGTCTGCTTTGGCTGTAGCCAGTGGAAATGGCTTACtactgaaaggagggaaagaggCAGCACACAGCAATCAAATCCTTCATCATCTAACACAAGAAGCACTCTCCATTCACGGAGTAAAAGATGCAGTGCAACTA GTGAACACGAGAGAGGAAGTAGAAGATCTCTGCCGTTTGGATAAGCTGATAGATCTAATCATTCCACGTGGTTCGTCACAGCTAGTCAGAAATATCCAGAAATCTGCTAAGGGAATCCCAGTGATGGGACACAGCGAAGGGATCTGTCATGTGTATGTGGACACAGATGCCAGCGTTGAGAAGGTCACACGAATAA TCAGAGACTCAAAGTGTGAATATCCTGCTGCCTGTAATGCTCTGGAAACTCTCTTAATTCATCGAGACTTGCTGAGAACCCCGTTGTTTGATCAGATCATAGACATGTTGAGAGTAGAACAG GTGAAGATTCACGCTGGCCCAAAGTTTGCATCTTACTTGACATTCAGCCCTTCAGAAGTGAAATCTCTCCGCACAGAATATGGGGACCTGGAGTGCTGCATTGAGGTGGTGGACAGTGTCCAAGAGGCTGTTGATCATATCCACAAGTACGGAAGTTCTCACACGGATGTTATCATCACAGAGAATG AGAAAACAGCAGAGTTCTTCCTTCAGCATGTGGACAGTGCTTGTGTTTTCTGGAATGCCAGTACCCGATTCTCTGACGGCTATAGATTTGGACTTG
- the ALDH18A1 gene encoding delta-1-pyrroline-5-carboxylate synthase isoform X10, whose translation MLQNQGREMMIVTSGAVAFGKQRLRHEILLSQSVRQALHSGQNQLKDMAIPVLEARACAAAGQSGLMALYEAMFTQYSICAAQILVTNLDFHDEQKRRNLNGTLHELLRMNIVPIINTNDAVVPPPEPNSDLQGVNVISVKDNDSLAARLAVEMKTDLLIVLSDVEGLFDSPPGSDDAKLIDIFYPGDQQSVTFGTKSRVGMGGMEAKVKAALWALQGGTSVVIANGTHPKISGHVITDIVEGKKVGTFFSEVKPAGPTVEQQGEMARAGGRTLAALQPEQRAEIIYRLADLLTDQREEILLANKKDLEEAENKGRLAVPLLKRLSLSTSKLNSLAIGLRQIAASSQDSVGRVIRRTRIAKDLDLEQVTVPIGVLLVIFESRPDCLPQVSALAVASGNGLLLKGGKEAAHSNQILHHLTQEALSIHGVKDAVQLVNTREEVEDLCRLDKLIDLIIPRGSSQLVRNIQKSAKGIPVMGHSEGICHVYVDTDASVEKVTRIIRDSKCEYPAACNALETLLIHRDLLRTPLFDQIIDMLRVEQVKIHAGPKFASYLTFSPSEVKSLRTEYGDLECCIEVVDSVQEAVDHIHKYGSSHTDVIITENEKTAEFFLQHVDSACVFWNASTRFSDGYRFGLGAEVGISTSRIHARGPVGIEGLLTTKWLLRGNNHVVSDFSEHGSMKYLHESLPLPQRNTN comes from the exons ATGCTTCAAAATCAGGGCCGAGAGATGATGATTGTCACCAGTGGTGCTGTAGCTTTTGGAAAGCAGCGCTTACGTCATGAGATCTTGCTTTCTCAGAGTGTGAGGCAAGCGCTTCATTCAGGCCAGAATCAGCTAAAAGATATG GCTATTCCAGTCTTGGAGGCCCGAGCCTGTGCAGCAGCTGGCCAGAGTGGACTAATGGCTCTGTATGAGGCCATGTTTACGCAGTACAGCATCTGTGCAGCTCAA ATTTTAGTCACCAACCTGGATTTTCATGATGAGCAGAAGCGTCGGAACTTAAATGGAACATTGCATGAGCTTTTAAGAATGAATATAGTCCCTATAATTAACACTAATGATGCAGTTGTTCCACCTCCAGAGCCGAACAGTGATCTGCAGGGGGTAAAT GTGATTAGTGTGAAGGATAACGACAGTCTGGCAGCACGACTGGCTGTGGAAATGAAAACTGATCTTCTGATTGTCCTCTCAGACGTAGAAG gACTCTTTGACAGCCCTCCAGGATCTGATGATGCAAAGCTCATTGACATATTCTACCCAGGAGACCAGCAGTCTGTAACATTTGGAACCAAATCCCGTGTGGGAATGGGAGGCATGGAAGCCAAG GtgaaagcagctctgtgggcCCTCCAGGGAGGCACCTCCGTAGTGATTGCAAATGGAACCCACCCCAAGATCTCAGGTCATGTCATCACAGATATTGTGGAAGGGAAAAAAGTTGgaacttttttttcagaggtaAAACCTGCAG gtcCTACAGTAGAGCAGCAGGGTGAAATGGCTCGAGCTGGTGGCAGGACCCTGGCGGCTCTACAGCCTGAGCAG agaGCAGAGATTATTTATCGTCTTGCTGACTTACTAACTGACCAGAGAGAAGAAATTCTCTTGGCAAACAAAAAGGACTTAGAAGAGGCTGAAAATAAAG ggAGATTGGCAGTTCCTTTGTTGAAACGTCTAAGTCTGTCTACATCAAAGCTGAACAGCTTGGCTATTGGTCTGCGTCAGATTGCAGCATCCTCACAGGACAGCGTCGGCCGTGTAATTCGACGAACACGAATAGCAAAAGACCTGGATTTGGAGCAGGTGACAGTGCCTATTGGCGTCCTTCTCGTGATCTTTGAGTCCCGTCCTGACTGTCTTCCACAG GTGTCTGCTTTGGCTGTAGCCAGTGGAAATGGCTTACtactgaaaggagggaaagaggCAGCACACAGCAATCAAATCCTTCATCATCTAACACAAGAAGCACTCTCCATTCACGGAGTAAAAGATGCAGTGCAACTA GTGAACACGAGAGAGGAAGTAGAAGATCTCTGCCGTTTGGATAAGCTGATAGATCTAATCATTCCACGTGGTTCGTCACAGCTAGTCAGAAATATCCAGAAATCTGCTAAGGGAATCCCAGTGATGGGACACAGCGAAGGGATCTGTCATGTGTATGTGGACACAGATGCCAGCGTTGAGAAGGTCACACGAATAA TCAGAGACTCAAAGTGTGAATATCCTGCTGCCTGTAATGCTCTGGAAACTCTCTTAATTCATCGAGACTTGCTGAGAACCCCGTTGTTTGATCAGATCATAGACATGTTGAGAGTAGAACAG GTGAAGATTCACGCTGGCCCAAAGTTTGCATCTTACTTGACATTCAGCCCTTCAGAAGTGAAATCTCTCCGCACAGAATATGGGGACCTGGAGTGCTGCATTGAGGTGGTGGACAGTGTCCAAGAGGCTGTTGATCATATCCACAAGTACGGAAGTTCTCACACGGATGTTATCATCACAGAGAATG AGAAAACAGCAGAGTTCTTCCTTCAGCATGTGGACAGTGCTTGTGTTTTCTGGAATGCCAGTACCCGATTCTCTGACGGCTATAGATTTGGACTTG